Proteins co-encoded in one Sphingopyxis sp. BE259 genomic window:
- a CDS encoding sulfite exporter TauE/SafE family protein produces MAGLAALFGLTALLYAAVGFGGGSTYTALLLLGGVAVGLVPAISLACNVIVVSGGTIRFARAGVLPWAKALPLVAVAAPLAFLGGLTPVKQGVLVTLLGGSLLASALALLIQPQTTRPVRLPATLLLPIAAALGYLAGVVGIGGGIFLAPILHLIRWAEERSVAATASLFILINSLFGLTGQLIKGKGDAMLHAVASHWPLLIAVLIGGAIGTQLAVKSGPATLIRRLSALLVGFVAVRLLFGF; encoded by the coding sequence ATGGCCGGACTCGCCGCGCTCTTTGGCCTGACCGCGCTACTCTATGCCGCGGTCGGGTTCGGTGGCGGGTCGACCTATACCGCGCTGTTGCTGCTCGGCGGCGTCGCTGTCGGGCTGGTCCCGGCGATCAGCTTGGCGTGCAACGTCATCGTCGTCAGCGGCGGGACGATCCGCTTTGCGCGGGCCGGGGTGCTGCCCTGGGCGAAGGCGCTGCCGCTGGTCGCGGTCGCCGCACCGCTGGCCTTTCTGGGCGGGCTGACCCCGGTCAAGCAGGGGGTGCTCGTCACCTTGCTCGGTGGATCGCTGCTCGCCTCGGCGCTGGCGCTGTTGATCCAGCCGCAGACGACCAGACCAGTCCGGTTGCCCGCCACGCTGCTTCTGCCGATCGCCGCGGCGCTCGGCTATCTGGCCGGGGTCGTCGGCATTGGCGGGGGCATCTTCCTCGCGCCGATCCTGCACCTGATCCGCTGGGCCGAGGAACGGTCGGTGGCGGCGACCGCCAGCCTGTTCATCCTGATCAACAGCCTGTTCGGGCTGACCGGCCAGCTGATCAAAGGCAAGGGCGACGCGATGCTCCACGCGGTCGCGAGCCATTGGCCGCTGCTGATCGCGGTGTTGATCGGCGGTGCGATCGGGACGCAGCTGGCGGTCAAGAGCGGCCCGGCGACGCTCATCCGGCGGCTCTCCGCGCTGCTCGTCGGCTTTGTCGCGGTCCGGCTGCTGTTTGGTTTCTAA
- a CDS encoding SDR family oxidoreductase, whose amino-acid sequence MARKAIFITGGGSGIGRAVARHFAGQGWFVGIADVNRAGIDETATLLPDGASSRHVMDVRDRDQWAAALDAFAKDSGGRLDVLFNNAGIGTGGQFADMSPAEADRLIAINFGGVVNGIYAALPMLRATPGSTILNTGSASGFYGVAGLAIYSATKFAVRGLTEALEIEFAKHGIKVRSLMPGFIDTPLLDQVSADSNEPARDRLSQSGFEIVPVERVAEAAWDAVHGDKVHVTVGKMAKRLARLARWFPGLIMRQSKKIDGLDAAGH is encoded by the coding sequence ATGGCACGCAAAGCGATCTTCATCACCGGCGGTGGATCGGGCATCGGCCGCGCCGTCGCGCGCCATTTTGCCGGCCAAGGCTGGTTCGTCGGGATCGCCGACGTCAACCGCGCCGGGATCGACGAAACCGCGACGCTGCTGCCCGATGGCGCGTCGTCGCGGCACGTCATGGACGTGCGCGACCGCGACCAGTGGGCCGCCGCGCTCGATGCCTTTGCCAAGGACAGCGGCGGTCGGCTCGACGTGCTGTTCAACAACGCCGGGATCGGCACCGGCGGCCAGTTTGCCGACATGTCGCCGGCGGAGGCCGACCGCCTGATCGCGATCAATTTCGGCGGTGTCGTCAACGGCATCTACGCCGCGCTGCCGATGCTGCGCGCGACGCCGGGATCGACGATCCTCAACACCGGATCGGCGTCGGGATTCTATGGCGTCGCGGGGCTGGCGATCTATTCGGCGACGAAGTTCGCGGTGCGCGGATTGACCGAGGCGCTCGAAATCGAGTTCGCCAAACACGGCATCAAGGTCCGCTCGCTGATGCCGGGCTTCATCGACACGCCGCTGCTCGACCAGGTCAGCGCCGACAGCAACGAACCGGCGCGCGACCGCCTGTCGCAAAGCGGGTTCGAGATCGTCCCGGTCGAACGCGTCGCCGAGGCGGCGTGGGACGCAGTGCACGGCGACAAGGTTCATGTCACGGTCGGCAAAATGGCGAAACGGCTGGCGCGCCTGGCGCGCTGGTTCCCCGGGCTGATCATGCGCCAGTCGAAGAAGATCGACGGGCTGGACGCGGCGGGGCATTAG
- a CDS encoding sigma-70 family RNA polymerase sigma factor, which produces MSIDEPSLARLMAASQRGDRAAYRALLNDSRRWLARYFARRIAPHQIDDLVQDTLVSMHRKLATWDNSRPFLPWLAAIARYRWIDLLRRQRDEVELGEGDAAVGAEDEVVHARLSLDRMLAFLPAGQAQAITLVKIEGASIAEASQICGQSEALVKVNIHRGLKKLAQLIESE; this is translated from the coding sequence ATGAGCATCGACGAACCTTCGCTGGCGCGGTTGATGGCGGCATCGCAGCGCGGCGACCGCGCCGCCTATCGCGCGCTGCTGAACGACAGCCGCCGATGGCTGGCGCGCTATTTCGCGCGCCGCATCGCGCCGCATCAGATCGACGATCTGGTCCAGGACACGTTGGTGTCGATGCATCGTAAACTGGCCACCTGGGATAACAGCCGTCCGTTTCTTCCCTGGCTGGCAGCAATCGCGCGCTATCGCTGGATCGACCTGTTGCGCCGCCAGCGCGACGAGGTCGAACTGGGCGAGGGCGACGCGGCGGTCGGGGCCGAGGACGAGGTCGTCCATGCGCGCCTCAGCCTCGACCGCATGCTGGCGTTCCTTCCCGCGGGACAGGCGCAGGCGATCACGCTGGTCAAGATCGAGGGCGCCTCGATCGCCGAAGCATCGCAGATTTGCGGGCAGAGCGAGGCGCTGGTGAAAGTGAATATCCACCGCGGGCTGAAAAAGCTCGCGCAATTGATTGAAAGCGAATGA
- a CDS encoding DUF692 domain-containing protein, with amino-acid sequence MPPRPLRDLPQRAGFGLKPEHYADVLAAAERGAPPAWVEVHPQNYFGAGGPPHRWLTAMAAHMPLSFHSVGLSLGSATGVDCAELEALAALCARYEPAMVSDHLSWSNGPDDKFPDLLPIPYSHAALDHFVREVGRVQDRLGRAILIENPSRYLAYAKDDWDEVDFLHELCRRSGCGLLLDINNVEVSAFNLGRDPASWLAAFDPVLVGEVHVAGHSRKDDDMGGAIAIDDHGSAVRDSCWDLLTAFLRGSGPKPVLIEWDSDVPDHATLMAEVTKADALLAHEAVDA; translated from the coding sequence GTGCCCCCCCGCCCGCTCCGCGACTTGCCGCAGCGCGCCGGCTTCGGGTTGAAACCCGAACATTATGCCGACGTGCTGGCGGCGGCGGAGCGGGGTGCCCCGCCCGCCTGGGTCGAAGTTCATCCCCAAAATTACTTCGGCGCAGGCGGGCCTCCCCATCGCTGGCTGACTGCGATGGCGGCGCATATGCCGCTGAGTTTTCATTCGGTCGGCCTGTCGCTGGGGTCGGCGACCGGGGTCGATTGCGCCGAGTTGGAAGCCTTGGCGGCGCTATGTGCGCGATACGAACCCGCGATGGTGTCCGATCATCTGAGCTGGAGCAACGGCCCCGACGACAAATTCCCCGACCTGCTGCCGATCCCATACAGCCATGCCGCGCTCGACCATTTTGTGCGCGAGGTGGGCCGGGTGCAGGACCGGCTGGGCCGCGCGATATTGATCGAAAATCCTTCGCGCTACCTCGCTTATGCCAAGGACGACTGGGACGAGGTCGATTTCCTCCATGAACTGTGCCGCCGCAGCGGGTGCGGACTGTTGCTCGACATCAACAATGTCGAGGTTTCGGCGTTCAACCTGGGACGCGATCCGGCGTCATGGCTCGCCGCTTTCGATCCGGTGCTGGTCGGCGAAGTCCATGTCGCGGGGCATAGCCGTAAGGATGACGACATGGGCGGCGCGATCGCGATCGACGACCATGGGTCGGCGGTGCGTGACAGCTGCTGGGATCTGCTCACGGCGTTCCTGCGCGGCTCCGGTCCGAAACCGGTGCTGATCGAATGGGACAGCGATGTTCCGGACCATGCGACGCTGATGGCCGAGGTGACCAAGGCCGACGCGCTGCTCGCCCACGAGGCGGTCGATGCTTGA
- a CDS encoding DUF1109 domain-containing protein produces MTEASIDSLIDGLTEELEPVRPRRVARGSLWVAGGWLAGAALLLLFGGPRHDLAEGAMMPPLPLLAFWLIVALGVAAAWSALRMGLPGVGRDYNGWRWAGLAALALPLSALVMAMDDGHAAMAAAHPENGLHCLMQGVFAGLGVAAALFAWLKAGAPTSPTRAGWVIGIAAGAAGATIVALHCASNDMIHIALWHGLAVALSGIAGRVLLAPLLRW; encoded by the coding sequence ATGACCGAAGCATCGATCGACAGCCTGATCGACGGCCTGACCGAAGAGCTGGAACCGGTGCGCCCGCGCCGGGTGGCACGCGGATCGCTATGGGTTGCCGGTGGATGGCTCGCTGGCGCCGCTTTACTGCTGCTATTCGGTGGCCCTCGGCACGATCTGGCCGAGGGCGCGATGATGCCGCCGCTGCCGTTGCTCGCCTTCTGGCTGATCGTCGCCCTGGGTGTCGCCGCGGCTTGGAGCGCGCTGCGGATGGGATTGCCGGGGGTTGGCCGCGATTATAACGGCTGGCGCTGGGCGGGGCTCGCGGCGCTCGCCCTGCCGTTATCGGCGCTGGTGATGGCGATGGACGACGGCCATGCGGCGATGGCGGCGGCGCACCCCGAAAATGGCCTGCATTGCCTGATGCAGGGCGTATTTGCGGGGCTTGGCGTCGCCGCGGCACTGTTCGCGTGGCTGAAAGCCGGGGCGCCGACGTCGCCGACCCGCGCCGGATGGGTGATCGGCATCGCGGCGGGCGCCGCCGGGGCGACGATCGTGGCGCTGCACTGTGCATCAAACGACATGATCCATATTGCGCTGTGGCACGGGCTGGCGGTCGCGCTGTCGGGGATAGCGGGCCGGGTGCTGCTGGCGCCGCTGCTGCGCTGGTAG
- the secA gene encoding preprotein translocase subunit SecA gives MFSGLAKSLFGSSNDRYVASIRKIVDKINAFEPTMQAFDDATLQAQTPKFRARLEAGETLDDILPEAFATVREAAVRTLGMRHFDVQMIGGIVMHRGEIAEMGTGEGKTLVATLAAYLNALEGKGVHVVTVNDYLARRDAEWMGQVYGFLGLTTGIIVPNLNEMQRREAYGSDITYATNNELGFDYLRDNMKFDRQQMVHRTFNFAIVDEVDSILIDEARTPLIISGPTDDKSELYIRVNEVVLNLTEEDYEKDEKSKSINLTEDGTEHVERLLEEAGLLQGNNLYDIENTQVVHHVNQALKAIQMFRIDTDYIVKDGKVVIIDEFTGRMMDGRRWSDGLHQAVEAKEGVQIEPENQTLASITFQNYFRMYPKLSGMTGTAATEAAEFFDIYKMNVVNIPTNRPIARVDDEDEFYKNIADKFGAIAKTIRAANERGQPVLVGTVSIEKSELLSSYLKEEGVAHSILNARFHENEAHIVAQAGRTGAVTIATNMAGRGTDIKLGGNEEFRINDELNDVPEGAEREAAIARIHEEVAAEREAVKAAGGLFVLATERHESRRIDNQLRGRSGRQGDPGLSKFYLCLDDDLLRIFGPDTLFSKMMNKNLEDGEAIGSKWLSKAIETAQKKVEARNYDIRKQVVEYDNVMNDQRKVIYEQRGEIIDSETVDEVMVAMRAETVNAIIADACPPGSYPEQWDIDQMKERVSNILDLNPPIDDWMQEDAVDAEIFEERIQAQADAVAAEKAALVDADTWKGIEKSVLLQTLDHHWKEHLATLDALRQVVFLRAYAQKQPINEYKQEAFALFERMLSNIREDVTRTVARIDLRFDEPEPMPLPDLPDFLTTHIDPFTGEDNSADIDSGGLGVIANTLPPMQIPRPDMPEGENPYASLEISRNAPCPCGSGRKYKHCHGAI, from the coding sequence ATGTTTTCTGGCCTTGCCAAGAGCCTGTTCGGCTCGTCCAACGATCGCTATGTCGCCTCGATCCGCAAGATCGTCGACAAGATCAACGCCTTTGAACCGACGATGCAGGCGTTTGACGATGCAACGCTGCAAGCGCAGACGCCGAAATTCCGTGCCCGGCTGGAAGCCGGCGAAACGCTCGACGACATTTTGCCCGAAGCCTTTGCGACGGTGCGCGAAGCCGCGGTCCGCACTCTCGGGATGCGCCATTTCGACGTCCAGATGATCGGCGGCATCGTCATGCACCGCGGCGAGATCGCCGAAATGGGCACCGGCGAAGGCAAGACGTTGGTCGCGACGCTGGCCGCCTACCTCAACGCGCTGGAAGGCAAGGGCGTGCATGTCGTCACCGTCAACGACTATCTCGCCCGCCGCGACGCCGAATGGATGGGGCAGGTCTATGGCTTTCTGGGGCTGACCACCGGGATCATCGTCCCCAACCTCAACGAAATGCAGCGCCGGGAAGCCTATGGCAGCGACATCACCTATGCGACGAACAACGAGCTGGGGTTCGATTATCTGCGCGATAACATGAAGTTCGATCGCCAGCAGATGGTCCATCGCACCTTCAATTTCGCGATCGTCGATGAAGTCGATTCGATTTTGATCGACGAAGCGCGCACCCCGCTGATCATCTCCGGCCCGACCGATGACAAGTCCGAACTATATATCCGCGTCAACGAGGTCGTCCTCAATCTGACCGAAGAGGATTATGAAAAGGACGAAAAGTCCAAGTCGATCAACCTGACCGAAGATGGCACCGAGCATGTCGAGCGCCTGCTGGAAGAGGCCGGGCTGCTCCAGGGCAACAATTTGTACGACATCGAAAACACCCAAGTCGTCCATCACGTCAATCAGGCGCTCAAAGCGATCCAGATGTTCCGCATCGACACCGACTATATCGTCAAGGACGGCAAGGTCGTGATCATCGACGAATTCACCGGCCGCATGATGGACGGGCGCCGCTGGTCCGACGGCCTGCACCAGGCGGTCGAGGCCAAGGAAGGCGTCCAGATCGAGCCCGAGAACCAGACGCTGGCGTCGATCACCTTCCAGAATTATTTTCGCATGTATCCCAAATTGTCGGGGATGACCGGCACCGCGGCGACCGAGGCCGCCGAATTTTTCGACATCTACAAGATGAATGTCGTCAACATCCCGACCAACCGTCCGATCGCGCGCGTCGACGACGAGGACGAGTTTTACAAGAATATCGCCGACAAGTTCGGCGCCATTGCCAAGACGATCCGCGCCGCGAACGAGCGCGGCCAGCCAGTGCTGGTCGGCACCGTGTCGATCGAAAAGTCCGAATTGCTGTCGTCCTACCTGAAAGAGGAGGGCGTCGCGCACAGCATCCTGAATGCGCGTTTTCACGAAAATGAGGCGCATATCGTCGCGCAGGCCGGGCGCACCGGTGCGGTCACCATCGCGACCAACATGGCCGGCCGCGGCACCGACATCAAACTGGGCGGCAACGAAGAATTTCGCATCAACGACGAGCTGAACGATGTTCCCGAAGGCGCCGAGCGCGAAGCCGCCATCGCGCGCATCCACGAAGAAGTCGCGGCCGAGCGTGAGGCGGTGAAGGCAGCCGGCGGGCTATTTGTGCTCGCCACCGAACGCCACGAAAGCCGCCGTATCGACAACCAGCTGCGCGGCCGTTCGGGGCGCCAGGGTGACCCCGGCCTGTCGAAATTCTACCTCTGCCTCGACGACGATCTCCTCCGCATCTTTGGCCCCGACACGCTGTTTTCAAAGATGATGAACAAGAATCTGGAGGATGGCGAAGCGATCGGGTCGAAATGGCTGTCGAAGGCGATCGAGACCGCGCAGAAAAAGGTCGAAGCGCGCAATTACGATATTCGCAAGCAGGTCGTCGAGTATGACAACGTCATGAACGACCAGCGCAAGGTCATCTACGAACAGCGTGGCGAAATCATCGACAGCGAGACCGTCGACGAGGTCATGGTCGCGATGCGCGCCGAAACCGTCAATGCGATCATCGCCGATGCCTGCCCGCCGGGCAGCTATCCCGAACAATGGGATATCGACCAGATGAAGGAGCGGGTGTCGAACATCCTCGATCTCAATCCTCCGATCGACGACTGGATGCAGGAAGACGCGGTCGACGCCGAAATCTTTGAAGAGCGCATCCAGGCGCAGGCCGATGCGGTCGCCGCTGAAAAAGCGGCGCTGGTCGACGCCGACACCTGGAAAGGCATCGAAAAATCGGTGCTGCTCCAGACGCTTGATCATCATTGGAAAGAGCATCTCGCGACGCTCGACGCGCTGCGACAGGTCGTCTTCCTGCGCGCCTATGCGCAGAAGCAGCCGATCAACGAATATAAGCAGGAAGCCTTTGCGCTGTTCGAACGCATGTTGTCGAACATCCGCGAGGACGTGACGCGCACCGTCGCACGGATCGACTTGCGCTTTGACGAGCCCGAGCCGATGCCGCTCCCCGACCTGCCCGATTTCCTGACCACGCACATCGATCCGTTCACCGGTGAAGACAACAGCGCCGACATCGATAGCGGCGGTCTGGGCGTGATCGCCAACACGCTGCCGCCGATGCAGATCCCGCGTCCAGACATGCCAGAGGGCGAGAACCCCTACGCCTCGCTGGAGATCAGCCGCAACGCGCCATGCCCGTGCGGTTCGGGCCGCAAATATAAGCATTGCCACGGCGCGATCTGA
- a CDS encoding DNA-binding domain-containing protein has product MLEDQAAITATLLRGPDHLPADVFAGDSAAVLRGLRVHANTISHARLIALEDTFPRTRDHLGAAEFNRVSRAFIDVGGAQRRLLAQIGAGFPDWLADPVAADLARAEWAWLESYHAADAAALALADLDGLSGAGLLALAVRRHPAVRTVTLSRAAAPLVDPRFSPGARALLVVRPDADVRVLAIDAADAAVLDLAREISPLGNLIAHLVEHHPEGGAAIAALIAAGAFERV; this is encoded by the coding sequence ATGCTTGAGGACCAGGCGGCGATCACCGCGACGTTGCTGCGCGGCCCCGACCATCTGCCTGCGGATGTGTTCGCGGGCGATAGTGCTGCGGTGCTGCGCGGACTGCGGGTCCATGCCAACACCATCTCGCACGCGCGGCTGATCGCGCTCGAGGACACATTTCCGCGCACCCGCGACCATCTGGGTGCCGCCGAGTTCAACCGCGTGTCCCGCGCCTTCATCGATGTCGGCGGCGCACAGCGCCGGTTGCTGGCACAGATCGGGGCGGGCTTTCCCGACTGGCTCGCCGATCCGGTCGCCGCCGATCTGGCGCGTGCCGAATGGGCGTGGCTGGAAAGCTATCATGCCGCCGATGCCGCCGCACTGGCGCTTGCCGATCTCGACGGGCTGAGCGGAGCGGGTCTGTTGGCGCTGGCGGTGCGGCGTCACCCGGCGGTCCGCACCGTGACGCTGTCACGCGCCGCCGCGCCGCTGGTCGATCCGCGCTTTTCGCCCGGCGCGCGCGCGCTGCTCGTGGTGCGGCCCGATGCCGATGTGCGGGTGCTGGCGATCGATGCCGCCGACGCCGCGGTGCTCGATCTGGCGCGCGAAATATCGCCGCTCGGTAACCTCATCGCGCATCTCGTCGAACACCATCCCGAAGGTGGTGCTGCCATCGCGGCGCTGATCGCCGCTGGGGCATTCGAGAGGGTTTGA
- a CDS encoding DoxX family protein, with amino-acid sequence MKIAAYYDRAVALAAGRIPEAAALLLVRIALAGVFWRSGRTKVAEGGLLQIDPAQYDLFASEFSGLPLDPVIAVPLTTYAEHLFPILLLLGLATRLSAGALLVMTLVIQIFVFPDAWWPVHSLWAALAAILIVRGGGLFSLDAIIARLRRR; translated from the coding sequence ATGAAGATCGCTGCATATTATGATCGCGCGGTGGCGCTGGCGGCGGGGCGCATTCCCGAAGCGGCGGCGCTGCTGCTGGTCCGCATCGCGCTGGCCGGAGTGTTCTGGCGGTCGGGCCGCACCAAGGTGGCCGAGGGCGGTTTGTTGCAGATCGACCCGGCCCAATATGATCTGTTTGCATCGGAGTTCTCCGGTCTGCCGCTCGACCCCGTTATCGCGGTGCCGCTGACCACCTATGCCGAACATCTGTTTCCGATCCTGCTGCTGCTGGGTTTGGCGACGCGGTTGTCGGCGGGCGCACTGCTGGTGATGACACTGGTGATCCAGATCTTCGTGTTTCCCGACGCCTGGTGGCCGGTCCATTCGCTGTGGGCTGCGCTGGCGGCGATCCTGATCGTGCGCGGCGGCGGGCTGTTCTCGCTTGATGCAATCATTGCTAGACTGCGGCGCAGATGA
- a CDS encoding head GIN domain-containing protein, with translation MTFAIRSAALAAVALLAAPPASAAEKRFGLTSFEAIEVNADYVIEVTTRAPVGAVATGPQDALDRLTVEARDGRLVIGQRQFAGDADRKAPRGAVTIRINAANLRSATMGGAGSLRIDRLKGNRVTVGLRGPGTLSVGAIATDRLSVVMIGNGTMTLGGTAKQAQMTVSGAGLFDAGALAVDMLTFDGEGAGDQRMRAVKTAAVTARGVGKTVVLGKPVCTVRNIGNGSVQCGAAKK, from the coding sequence ATGACTTTTGCTATTCGCAGCGCCGCGTTGGCGGCCGTCGCCCTGCTTGCCGCTCCTCCCGCATCGGCGGCCGAGAAGCGTTTTGGCCTGACCAGCTTCGAGGCGATCGAGGTCAATGCCGATTATGTGATCGAGGTGACGACGCGCGCGCCGGTTGGGGCGGTTGCGACCGGGCCGCAGGACGCGCTCGACCGGCTGACCGTCGAAGCGCGCGACGGGCGTCTGGTAATCGGCCAGCGCCAGTTCGCTGGCGACGCAGATCGCAAGGCGCCGCGCGGTGCCGTGACGATCCGCATAAACGCCGCGAATTTGCGCTCGGCGACGATGGGCGGCGCGGGATCGCTGCGGATCGACCGGTTGAAGGGCAATCGCGTGACGGTCGGCCTGCGCGGCCCCGGTACGCTGTCGGTCGGCGCGATCGCGACCGACCGATTGTCGGTCGTGATGATCGGCAACGGCACGATGACGCTGGGCGGCACCGCGAAACAGGCGCAGATGACCGTGTCGGGCGCCGGGCTGTTCGACGCGGGGGCATTGGCGGTCGATATGCTGACCTTTGATGGCGAAGGCGCGGGCGACCAGCGGATGCGCGCGGTCAAGACGGCTGCGGTGACCGCGCGCGGGGTTGGCAAGACCGTCGTGCTGGGGAAGCCGGTATGCACAGTGCGCAACATCGGCAATGGGTCGGTGCAATGCGGGGCGGCGAAGAAATAG
- a CDS encoding head GIN domain-containing protein: protein MRNWTMAVLPLALAMTVSACNGADRKDGDQSGKGEATGSADPGPAATKAYALTGFTEVKVAGPDDVTIRQGDAFSISAKGPQAILDRLEIAVDGPTLSIGRKREGFSFSDRDDDDVEITITMPRLTGVRLTGSATIDADSVEGDAVEAAVTGSGDLKIAKLTGKRADVSVSGSGDIEIGGGTVGAGEYSVTGSGDIDADGLVAETLEVSVTGSGNVEAQATGAADVSIMGSGDVTLGGGAKCSSRQMGSGSVTCK, encoded by the coding sequence ATGCGTAACTGGACGATGGCGGTTTTGCCGCTGGCCCTGGCGATGACGGTCTCTGCCTGTAACGGCGCCGACCGCAAGGACGGTGACCAGTCGGGCAAGGGCGAGGCGACAGGGTCTGCCGATCCCGGTCCAGCCGCCACCAAAGCCTACGCGCTGACCGGCTTTACCGAGGTCAAGGTCGCCGGCCCCGACGATGTCACCATTCGCCAGGGCGATGCGTTTTCGATCAGCGCCAAGGGCCCGCAGGCGATCCTTGACCGGCTGGAGATCGCGGTCGACGGCCCGACGCTGTCGATCGGGCGCAAACGCGAAGGCTTCAGCTTTTCGGACCGCGACGACGACGACGTCGAAATCACCATCACCATGCCGCGCCTCACCGGCGTGCGCCTGACCGGGTCGGCAACGATCGACGCCGACAGCGTCGAAGGCGACGCGGTCGAGGCCGCGGTCACCGGGTCGGGCGACCTCAAGATCGCCAAGCTGACCGGCAAGCGCGCCGACGTCAGCGTGTCGGGTTCGGGCGACATCGAAATCGGCGGCGGGACGGTCGGCGCGGGCGAATATAGCGTGACCGGATCGGGCGACATCGACGCCGACGGCTTGGTCGCCGAGACGCTTGAAGTGTCGGTCACCGGGTCGGGCAATGTCGAGGCGCAGGCGACCGGCGCCGCCGATGTCAGCATCATGGGGTCGGGTGACGTGACGCTGGGTGGCGGCGCGAAATGTTCGTCGCGCCAGATGGGATCGGGTTCGGTCACCTGCAAATGA
- a CDS encoding circularly permuted type 2 ATP-grasp protein, which translates to MNSHEGETRSPYREYCGWFEAEDVARIQHKAVQAEALFRTTGITFNVYGAVDGDERLIPFDVVPRIISASEWRRLSRGIEQRVRALNAFLYDIYHRQEILRAGRVPTSLIAGNVAFLPMMMGLDPPGGIYTHISGTDIVRTGANEFYVLEDNARTPSGVSYMLENRETMLQMFPELFAKVPVREVSDYPINLLKSLAACAPPACGGTPTVAVLTPGIHNSAYYEHSYLADHMGAELVEGHDLRVVDGRVAMRTTQGYKAIDVLYRRVDDDFLDPLNFRPDSMLGVPGIWDVYRAGGITIANAPGTGIADDKALYSYMPDIIEFYTGEKALLPNVPTWRCSDPEHLREVLDRLPELVVKEVHGSGGYGMLVGPAASKKELAAFRAKLEANPSNYIAQPTLSLSTVPIFTKKGLAPRHVDLRPFVLMSPQGITITPGGLTRVAMTKGSLVVNSSQGGGTKDTWVLED; encoded by the coding sequence ATGAACAGCCATGAGGGCGAAACCCGGTCGCCCTATCGCGAATATTGCGGGTGGTTCGAGGCCGAGGATGTCGCGCGCATCCAGCACAAGGCGGTGCAGGCCGAAGCGCTGTTCCGCACCACCGGGATCACCTTCAACGTCTATGGCGCCGTCGACGGTGACGAGCGGCTGATCCCGTTCGACGTTGTGCCGCGCATCATCTCGGCCAGCGAATGGCGCCGCCTGTCGCGCGGTATCGAACAGCGCGTCCGCGCGCTCAACGCCTTTCTCTACGACATTTATCACCGGCAGGAGATTTTGCGCGCGGGGCGAGTGCCGACGTCGCTGATTGCCGGCAATGTCGCATTTCTGCCGATGATGATGGGCCTCGATCCGCCCGGTGGCATCTATACGCATATCAGCGGCACCGACATCGTGCGCACCGGCGCCAACGAATTTTACGTGCTCGAGGATAATGCGCGCACCCCGTCGGGCGTGTCCTACATGCTCGAAAATCGCGAAACGATGCTCCAGATGTTTCCGGAACTGTTCGCGAAGGTGCCGGTACGCGAGGTCAGCGATTATCCGATCAACCTGCTGAAATCGCTTGCCGCCTGCGCGCCGCCGGCGTGCGGCGGGACGCCGACCGTCGCGGTGCTGACCCCGGGCATCCACAACAGCGCCTATTACGAGCATAGCTACCTCGCCGACCATATGGGCGCCGAGCTGGTCGAGGGGCACGACCTGCGCGTCGTCGATGGCCGCGTCGCGATGCGCACGACGCAGGGATATAAGGCGATCGACGTCCTCTATCGCCGCGTCGATGACGATTTCCTCGATCCGCTGAACTTTCGTCCCGACTCGATGCTCGGGGTGCCGGGGATCTGGGACGTCTATCGCGCCGGCGGCATCACCATCGCCAATGCGCCCGGCACCGGTATTGCCGATGACAAGGCGCTGTATAGCTACATGCCCGACATCATCGAATTTTATACCGGCGAGAAGGCGTTGCTGCCTAACGTCCCGACCTGGCGCTGCTCGGACCCGGAGCATCTGCGCGAAGTGCTCGACCGCTTGCCCGAACTGGTGGTCAAGGAAGTCCACGGATCGGGCGGATATGGGATGCTCGTCGGCCCCGCGGCGAGCAAGAAGGAGCTGGCGGCATTCCGGGCCAAGCTGGAAGCCAACCCCAGCAACTATATCGCCCAGCCGACGCTGTCGCTGTCGACCGTACCGATCTTCACCAAAAAGGGGCTGGCGCCGCGCCATGTCGACCTGCGCCCGTTCGTGCTGATGTCGCCGCAGGGGATCACGATCACCCCCGGCGGGCTGACCCGCGTCGCGATGACCAAGGGTTCGCTGGTGGTGAATTCGAGTCAGGGCGGCGGGACGAAGGATACGTGGGTGTTGGAAGACTGA